DNA from Chelonia mydas isolate rCheMyd1 chromosome 3, rCheMyd1.pri.v2, whole genome shotgun sequence:
AGGGGAAAATAGGCTGCTTTAACAAAGTTAAGCCATCTCTTAGAATTTTAAGAGCACCAGTACCTCAGGGTTTGAAATGGATACTTGAAACTTGGCAGGGGAAATAGTTCAATTGTGAAGGAGGTACCATTTGCTGCCCCTGATTTGGCTAAACTACAAAACACAGGAAAACTGTCTCTTGCACATGTACAGTAGAGTTTGTCATACGCATGCTGTTGAAATTAATCTTCAAGCAATATTGCTCGACTTGCCTGCGCTTCAGGATTATGTCCTCTGATGATATTGTAGGAGGATTTGTGCAACCTGGAACTTCACATCATGTTTTTTAGCAATTTATTAGGCAATCTTGGTATTCCTTCACAGTCCTCATGCTAAATTGCAGCACATCCTCTCTGCGCCAGGCCAGTCTCTGGCTGTTAGGTAACTTTATAAAACATGCTTTCAGAATTTGCATTCCTGTTTTCTAGATTAATGAATGGTCTGGCAATGATGATAGCTACAGCATGAAGTTATTACTCTAAATTCTCTCTTTTTGAAAAAACTGACTTGTAAAGAACATACTTTCAGTCTGGTATAGTAGTGGGTAGCAGTCCAAGTGCTAGCTTTGACAAACAAAGAACTCCTGGTCAGTTTGGCAGTGTTAGCTGTGCAGCAGTCAAGGACTTGTCCACAAATTAGTTTTCTGCAAGCTGGCGTTCAAATCTACCTAGCGCTAGCCTGCTGCGGACTAACTGTCTGTGAACTCTACTGACGTGTATTAACAatttgttaatgtgctttgatctggCCCTGTTTTCAAAggggactagatcaaagtgcattagtAAACTGTTAGTGGACATCAGTGGGGTTCACACAGACAGTCCATAGATTGACACCCCATCTTGCCACAAATCAAATGTCTGTTTCTCAGGAAGTTCccactcagccttcttttctcaaaactaaatattCCCAGTTTTTTACCTTTCCCCATAGGTctccttttctaaaccttttatcagttACATTGCTCTTTTGACTCTCTGCAGTTTTTTGCAATGCCCAAAGCTGGACACTGTACTACTCCAATGGAGGCCTCAAGTGCCGAGTgaagtaattgtcccactttACATGTCATGTGTatgatactcctgttaatacactccagaatgatattgGCCTGTTTCTCAAGTGCCTCAGATTGTTGGCtcatactcaatttgtgatccactgtaacccccagattcttGCAGTACTACTGCGTAGCCTGTTATTCCCCATTGTGTgtttctgcattttatttttgttaataattGTAGTACTTGTCGATTTGAGACCAAttttctaatttgtcaaggtcctttggAGGACAGAGTTAGACTCcaaaagtgctagcaacccctcccaacttggtggtGTCTGCACATTTTAAAACCACACTCTCCGTTCCATTATCCAGGTCACTAATGATAATATTGAATAGTAATGGACCCAGAATGGATGCCTGCGGAACCCCACTAGAGATATTCTCCCATTTTGACAATGAGTCATTGATAAtgactctttgagtacagtctttcaatgAGTTGTGCACCCACAATATAGTAACTTTTCATTAGTAGACCACGTTTCCAGAGTTTGGTTATGAGAATGTGAGAGGAGAAAgtcaaagccttactaaaatcaagatatatcacatctactgcttatCCAtattcactaggccagtaaccatgtcaaagaaggaaattaggttggtttggcatgatttttgtTATTGACAAATCCATTGCTGTATTATCCTCTAGATGGTTACAAAATGATTGTTTAATAACGTGTTCCACTATCTTTACAAGTGTCAAAGTTAGGATGACTAGtctataattaataaaatttatgAAGTGAAAAGTTAAATTGCTCATGTGTTTACCTAAACAACTAGGGGCCAATTCTGCtgctattgatgtcagtggaaattttaccattgacttcagtgaatctAAGATTGGGCCAATAGTGATTTCACAGTTAAAACCCTCTCTGGAAAGAtatgtgaaaaattttaaatatttaacatagCTATCTAAGCCATCTCCAGTGTAACACATTTTAGATTGCATGTATAAtaaaatctttttaatttttcaggtACATCCGATTGGCTGCTGGGAACACTTTGAAATGTTGTctgcaatgaaattaatattaaCACTCTTTCTTTCTGGAATTGTAGCCTGTTATGGTGGAAATGCTAACGATGATTCAATACACAAGTTACTCCTGGTGTCCTTTGATGGTTTCAGGGCTGACTATCTGCAAAACTATAGACTTCCTCATCTCCAGGAGTTTATTGAGGATGGTGTGTTGGTAGAACATGTTACAAATGCTTTTATCACAAAAACTTTCCCAAACCATTACAGCATAGTGACAGGCTTATATGAAGAAAGCCATGGCATTGTGGCTAACACAATGTATGAAGAAGATACAAAGAAGACATTTTCGGAGTTTAATGATACAGATCCTTTCTGGTGGAATGAGGCAACTCCTATTTGGGTGACAAATCAGCAGCAAGAGAATAGAAGAAGTGCTGCTGCAATGTGGCCTGGTACTGATGTAAAAATTAACAACACAATACCTCATTTTTTTATGAAGTATAATAATTTAGTAACATTTGAAGAGAGAATGGAGAACATTACTATGTGGCTGAACAACTCAAACCCACCAGTTACTTTTGCTACACTCTATTGGGAAGAACCAGATGCAAGTGGGCATATATATGGACCAGGAGATAAAGAAAAAATGAGAAAAGTGTTAGAACAAGTGGATAACCACATTGGTTCACTTATTTATAAACTCAAGGCATTGGGATTGTGGGAGAACATTAATGTCATAATTACAAGTGATCATGGAATGACTCAGTGTTTCCCGGACAAGCTGATTAGACTGGACAACTGCATTGGCCGCGGTAACTACACTCTGGTAGACAAGACACCAGTTGCTGCAATACTACCAAGAAATagtatgtatatttttttcatttgtatacTGAGAAAGTGTTAAACTGTCTCCTTTCTTGCTGGAAATTTCCCATTGTGTATTATTCACAGGAGTTGGGAAGACAATCCAGTTCATGTTGCATTATTTAGACAGAAAATAATGGATTAATGAATACATTAAATTAAGGGTATCTAGTTACTTAAAAATAACTGGGCTCTGGTAATGAAGAGCACATGTTGAATAGCTAATATTTACCCTGCATGCTGTATACTTTTGGATGTTAATGAGTGCTCTGGTGTAGTTTATTCTAAAgtagttgtggtggattctccatcactgaactTTTAAATCAAGGTATGTTCtaagaattatttgggggaagttctatggcctgtgttatagggGAGATCAGactagtggtctcttctggccttggaatctcttcATGCTGTTCCTCCTTTTGCTCACCCTGTCAGTTACTCAGTTATATCACAATAACAAGCACCCTGGGATAACTTCACTGGGGATTGAAAATTATACTGATCTGAGTTTTAGGTCTTTAtaacttgttttatatttattatatataatttgcCTCTTTCATCCCACTTCAATTACAACTTGATTTCATGGGTCAAGTCTTAAACTGATAGAGCTAAAACCAATGCTATATGAAAGCTGGAATCCCTCCCTAATGTCATTTTAGGGTCATGACTGCAGATAAGCACTTATTGATGACTATCAAAATTAGGGCCAGAACTGATATGGCTGATGAAAAATTGTCAGAAAAACCTGACTGACTTTTTAATGCAGGGTTCACTTTATATTCtaagaaactggatttttttccccctgtgattATTGAATGTTAAAGAAGAAATCATATTTGTATCTCAACTTTCATTCTCTCCACAACAAAATCTGAGAAGCCATTAGAGCTTTGAAGGAGAACAGTTACAGCAGAAACAAATGATGACATCAATACTGATTACCTCAGTAACCAATCGGGTACCTAAGTGACACCCCCTCTcatgtggctttaaaaaaaattatttaaaagttgTATTTAGTTTGCTTATGGATAACAGCAAATGGACAAAACTACATAGATAACTGAATAGTTGCTGTTTCATATGCTGTCTATTTTCTTTGCAGACAAAACATATGTATATAACTTACTGAAAAACTGCAGCACTTCCATGAAGGTGTATCTTAAAGAAGAGATTCCAGACAGATTTCATTACCATCACAATAAGCGCATTCAACCCATAATTCTGGTTGCAGATGAGGGCTGGACAATTGTACAAAGTGGGTCACTTACAAAATGTAAGTGTTTTCATCCTTCATGCTCCTGGTGGCTTATATTGTTGAACTCTTTTATTTCTATTGTTGGGATCCTCAGGTACTACTATCAGTGATGAGTAAAATAGAGAACCCATGCATATTACAAAAACCCATAAGCAATGGGTTACCCAAAATGACaggcaaataaaacaaataggAAGGGTTTAGGAGTACAAAGTTATACCACCACCAAGTTTTTATGCATAAATCAGCAATAACAACGGTCACAGTAGCCATGAGTTACAATAAAGAATTTAGAGCAGTATGTTGAGCAGTAAAGTCAGATGTAGTGAAAACAAAGTGTTTATGTTCTGTATATTTTGAGtaaccaaaaaaaggaaaatataagcttgctgctgctgcaaaaaGTTCTGTCTTAAGTCATATGTAGTACATTTCATGATAATACTTAGTGCTCTGGAACTTTGCCACCACCTATCTCCTTGGTGAATCTGACTGTAACAAGTGGTTGTAGAGAATAACTTAACTTAAAATTGGTCATCTGCACTGCCACCACATTCCCAGTTTCATCCATATTGTTGCATAGGATATAAAGCTGTCGTGTACTCTCATGTTGGAGGTGACAGTATATTATCAGTAAAAGGTGTGAATCCCTTCTGAAGGGGAACCCAACAGCTCAGAGCTGACTGAGTCTAGGAAAGAGGGTGTCTGGCTCACCAGACAGCCAAAAACTATGCACTTAACTACAGTAGATATGAATGTTTTACCATGTATACCTTCAAGTACACAATTAGCAGCTTAATGGAGTAGTGAATGGATAGTCTCATTTTTCTAATGTTGCTTTGTTTTTCAACTAATACCACTGCGACCATTCCAGTTTCTAGCAATATAGTGAGGGAACTTTGAAGGGGCCTTTTCCTACAGAACAAATGAGTGCATAGAAGCAAAAGATAAGTTTAGCTTAAACAATAGCAAGTAACTTATGATTTATTCCAACACTGACATTACAAAACTGCTAAACAAAATAATCTTACTGGAGAGACTGTCACTGGATCATGAGAGCATGTAAATTACAAAAATCCCATATCAAAATCCTGAATTGATTGATGCTGTCAAAAATGCACTTTGGACAAACTGCCACCAAGAGCTGGATATATACAGGATATTTGCAAAGGCCCTGTCTGATGTGTGATTTGTTGAGTTACTCAGATCATGAAGAAACCTTGGATGAGGACTCTAGTGTGTACAGAAACTGAATCTATCCAAGATAATGTGCTGCAAACTTTTAGAACTGACCAGTCACAATAAGCAGCTAAGTTTTTATATCCATACATGTATAATATGAGAAGAAACCCCATATGTTTTGTGATCTGTTTTGCTGACCTATCCCATAGCTTTCAGTGTTAGTGCTATTTCGAACTCTTTCTGTATATCTAGTCTTTTGAATGGTCGGTCATAAAAGAATATTCTAAAAAAGACTTTtcctaagtcagtggttctcagtctttttttcattttgtggacccttttggaaattttcaaatggaggcgCAGACCTCTTTGGAAATGTCTCTAtagctgaattctgttcagttTTCAGTCAGTCTTTCATGTACATCTTAAGACAGTCCACAGGTTGAAGACCATTGCCCTAAGTATTCAACAATCAATGTTGTTCCTATAATTTATAAGGGGCTTAGGAAGACAAACTCGTCAGGAGTGTCTTATAGAGAAGAAGCCAGAAGTGGCTGAACAAACAATTTGTAAATTGCCCTCTAGAGAATCCCAATAACTTGTTCTAACTGTTTGGGTTAGAAGGAGCCAGCTATGACAGTGGAAAGAAACAATGTATTTAATGTGAAAACAGTAACCATTGTGTTGGCATCTTGTACAagtttaaagcaaatacaaaagtGGCTCTAGAATAGTTGCtataaacccccccccccactattccCTGCTGCTAGAGTGATCAGCAGATAAAGGCCAAATTGAAGAGTGCTTCTACTCTGCATCCTGAAACTCTTCAAATTCTGAGCCTGGCAGACTACTAGAGAAGGGTTCCAGGTGCACAAAAGAGGCCTGCTGTTGGTCCTGAAGAGTTCAGTCCATGAACCAACTGCATGAGTGACCCAGTAAAGTATAGCTGTACACAGGGAAGATGTTTGGTTTCCAGAGCACTTAGGTCTCCTATAAAAGAAACTTGTTGCTGTTTGCATTCTAAATGTCATACTCTGGAGTTTGTTTATGCTAGAGAAACAAACAAGATTGCTTACTCTTAACCAAAAATCCCTTACCCTACTGCAGTTCCAAACTGCTAGAATCCTAAAAGTTAGATCTACAGTATTTGtcttaaatggatttttttgctgcaatgattggtttttaaaaaacacaaatttgCTGCATGCTCTGTATATGAACTAGAGGTTAAAGCGCCTGTTCAAACTTCTGCTTTATCACTGTGAATTAGTACATTACATACCTTGACCactcttttaaaaagaacaaatctGGTTACAAACCTATCATATCCTAGACCATGATGATAAATACTTTCATAATCCAGATCTTTTGCTTGGAttcacatttctggggggaataTGGAGGTTATGCTCTAATAAAAAGAAACTTCAGCAAAGTGCCCTGTTAATTTTTAAGTAGGAAACTTTGCTATTAAAATATTCTTGTGGCTTTCAAGCATTAGTAGAAGTGTTGCATTACTTTATTCCTCCTTTTTTTAGGAATAGACGTGTTAATATCATAGCTGACAAAGTCTGCAAGCAACTTAATTTCTCTTAGTTTACaacattaattttatatttgtttattaACTTTGCGTTTCTCCTTTAGTAGGTGACCACGGCTATGACAATGCTCTCCCAAGCATGCATCCGTTCCTGGCTGCTCATGGTCCTGCTTTTCACAAAGGCTACAAGCAGAACACTATTAATAATGTTGATATCTACCCAATGATGTGTCACATCCTCAGACTAAAACCTCAGCCCAATAATGGAACCTTCAGCAACACCAAGTGCTTGTTAGTTGACCAGTGGTGCATAAATCTCCCTGAAGCAATTGGAATAGTTGTTGGTGTCCTCCTTGTGTTAACTACTCTGACCTGCCTTATAATAATCATGAAGAATAGAGTGTCCTCTCCCCGTCCATTCTCCCGACTTCAGCTACAAGAGGATGAC
Protein-coding regions in this window:
- the ENPP4 gene encoding bis(5'-adenosyl)-triphosphatase ENPP4, whose amino-acid sequence is MLSAMKLILTLFLSGIVACYGGNANDDSIHKLLLVSFDGFRADYLQNYRLPHLQEFIEDGVLVEHVTNAFITKTFPNHYSIVTGLYEESHGIVANTMYEEDTKKTFSEFNDTDPFWWNEATPIWVTNQQQENRRSAAAMWPGTDVKINNTIPHFFMKYNNLVTFEERMENITMWLNNSNPPVTFATLYWEEPDASGHIYGPGDKEKMRKVLEQVDNHIGSLIYKLKALGLWENINVIITSDHGMTQCFPDKLIRLDNCIGRGNYTLVDKTPVAAILPRNNKTYVYNLLKNCSTSMKVYLKEEIPDRFHYHHNKRIQPIILVADEGWTIVQSGSLTKLGDHGYDNALPSMHPFLAAHGPAFHKGYKQNTINNVDIYPMMCHILRLKPQPNNGTFSNTKCLLVDQWCINLPEAIGIVVGVLLVLTTLTCLIIIMKNRVSSPRPFSRLQLQEDDDPLIG